From Rutidosis leptorrhynchoides isolate AG116_Rl617_1_P2 chromosome 3, CSIRO_AGI_Rlap_v1, whole genome shotgun sequence, a single genomic window includes:
- the LOC139897315 gene encoding secreted RxLR effector protein 78-like, giving the protein MDGALIANESFDFLKSNRIKSMIFKVEFEKAFDCLSWEYLDDMMRLIGFGAKWRGWVSSCLKSASISVLINGSPTKEFKLGRGVRQGDPLSPFLFIIAAEGLNWLTKLAVAKGLYNGVEIGNEKNSDFASSICGRYRLFWYLEFGQY; this is encoded by the coding sequence ATGGATGGGGCTCTTATAGCTAATGAATCTTTTGATTTCTTGAAAAGCAATCGGATTAAAAGCATGATCTTTAAAGTTGAATTCGAGAAAGCATTTGATTGCCTTAGTTGGGAGTATTTAGATGACATGATGAGGTTAATAGGATTTGGTGCAAAGTGGAGGGGTTGGGTTAGTTCTTGTTTGAAGTCGGCTTCTATCTCGGTCCTCATTAACGGTTCACCAACAAAGGAGTTTAAGCTCGGGAGGGGGGTGAGACAAGGCGACCCCCTTTCTCCTTTTCTTTTTATAATTGCGGCGGAAGGACTTAATTGGCTCACCAAATTGGCGGTTGCAAAGGGTCTTTATAATGGGGTGGAGATTGGAAACGAAAAAAATTCCGATTTTGCATCTTCAATATGCGGACGATACCGTCTTTTTTGGTACTTGGAGTTTGGACAATATTAA